In Capsicum annuum cultivar UCD-10X-F1 chromosome 8, UCD10Xv1.1, whole genome shotgun sequence, the genomic window TTTAGTGCAGAACTTTTATATGAATCCACAATTTTAAGAGGTTGTTCGTTGTTTGATTGGGAATACGTTATTTCGAgattaataattttgaaattagttattcATCCTCAAAAAGGGACAAAAATTAATACTACAAAATCCgaaataactaatttcaaaataagttatcCCATGCATTGTACCCCAATCAAACATGCGATAAATTCATACTAAAATTAATCTCAGAATTAGTTATTCCTTATCTCTCCTACGAGACAATCCCTAAGTAACTGTCTGATATGGGAAATCAAATAGACAAAGTTATTCCATAaaattagttatcccaccatCTTATTCATATAGCacaaatgatgaaataaataatctcAAAACTAGTTAATACCACTCACCAAATACAGGAGAAGATAATCCTACATTTTTCTTGAGATTATTATCTCCTCCCTCATACCAAATAATCCCTAAGAGTTGAAATTCAGCCCCACACCTAGGGATCTTTTAATAGTTAGTTTGAAGGATCTTTTAATAGTAGTTTGAAGGTAAATTATGCAGATGTCAAACCCTCCATAAgtaaatacaaaatttgatatttgattagAACCTAAGTTATTCTTGTAATACAATATTTGATTTACAATTTCAAAATCTGATAATAGTACATGTATAAGGTGTAAAGAAATTTATGAATCATTTTGTACAATATTGAAGAAGAATAGCTAAATTAAACGTTACTAACTTTTCtacaaaataatacataaatgcCCTCGTATGTATTTCTATTTCTAATATCCGCATGACTTTAACCGGCAATCAAAACAACGACCACTTAGTTCTTACATCGGCAAACAAAAGCAAATGGCAATCTTATTGATGCGTGGCTGACACCAATCTTAACTATTTGGATAACACTTTTGACTTGGCGCGTGGGACACACCTACATGAATGGATCTAAACACAAATTCTTGACTTAGTggattttctctttctttttttcccccCACATCCTGGATCAACTTGTGAAAACAAACAATTACCGTCATCTTAAGATTATCCTGCCTTCGAAAATAACaatataattcatttattattagCCTACAACAACGTTCGTCAGACATATACATTTCATTGCTTATAGTCATGGTATCTTCAGATTGCTACACATATTCATTGTATAACTGGATAAATCATTTTAATAGGATAATAGTACAAAATATCTTCATATTTTTCTGCTCTATAAATACGCAGTCAAGTTTTAATAGGATAATAGTACAAAATATCTTCATATTTTTCTGCTCTATAAATACGCAGTCAAGTTATATTCGAAATACAAGataagaaaaatggaaaagagTTCAGTTTCACCAAATAACTCATTTACTAGTGCCATGACTCTAACTGAAAAAAAGAGTTTAGTTTCACCAAATAACTCATTTAATAGTGTCATGACGCTTACTGAAGAGGGACTAACCAGTGTTCCCAAACGTTACGTTCTTCCACCATCCCTACGCCCCGACGGAACCTTGTCCAACACATGCTTGCCAATAGTGGATCTAACCTTACTGCGACACCCTCTTCTTCGGCCTCAGATAATCCAGCAAGTACGCCTGGCCTGCAAGGAACTAGGTTTTTTCCAGGTACTTCTCGTCATGTCACAAGCAATCATGCACTAGAATGATAAGttttaccttattttttttacattagtGTACATAAAGTTTCTTCATGCTGTAATGCTGTATGCACCCGACAAGGAAACGAAAAATGTTTGTCAGATtggaaatcaagaaaaagaaaaagaaacaacttcATGCGGCAtggatggtgtattgagattttaggCCGTATCTCCTCTCTCTATCGTCcttttattttcagttgatgacGTCCAAGATCACATATACTTAGATAAGGAAAGAGAACAAGAAGTTCGTCACTAAATCAACCTGAACGTAAAATAACAGCATGCATGCAATAAATGACTTTGCAGGTAGTCAACCATGGAATCCCGGAGTCAGTCATGAAAGATGCATTAGATGTGGCGACTGAGTTCTTTGCTTTGACAAATGAAGAGAAAATGCATCTCATGTCTCCAAATGTTCATGATCCCGTAAGGTATAATACCAGTCTAAATGATGTCAAAGACAAATTATCCTTTTGGAGAGACTTCCTCAAGCACTACGCCAATCCAATCTCAAATTGGATAGATTTATGGCCATCAAATCCCACATGTTACAAGTAAGTCTTGCATTCTTTAGTGAATGTGTTTATCTGAAATATTTCTGATAGACATATTCTCAATGTTCAAGAAGAATATAATTCAAGTGACTAAAGCAGCTCATCATGCAGGGAGAAAATGGGAAATTACACAAAGGCAGTACAAAAGTTGCAAGAAGAACTAATGGAAGTAATATTCGAGAGCTTAGAACTAAACCCTACTTACTTACATGAAGACATTGCAGAAGGCTCCCAGGTCATGGCTGTTAATTTCTATCCAGTATGTCCTGAACCGGATCTTGCACTAGGCTTGCCACCACATACAGATTACTCTTTGCTATCCATCATTCTTCAAAATCATCAGGGCTTGCAAATCATGGACCGAGATGAAAAGTGGCATTCGGTTCCATTGATTGAAGGAGCCCTCATTGTTCAGATGGGAGATCACATGGAAGTATTGAGCAATGGTCGATACAAAGGTGTTGTCCACCGAGCAACACTTAACTCAGAGAAAAAGCGCCTTTCCATTACCAGCCTTCACAGCCTAGCTTTAGGTAAAAAAGTTAGACCTGCGCCAGAGCTTGTCGATGAGCAACATATCTTATCCTACAAAGAAGGAGGAATCAGTGATTTCCTCGACTTCATTTCTGGAGAAAATATTGTGGAAGCAAAGTACATAGATATATTAAAACTAAATCCATGATGATTATAGTCCATAGACAGCAGACGAGCCATACTAGAACCATCACTGTTACACTCTTCAAACTCCTTTTTGTGGTTGCACTTGTTAAATGCCAAAGGCGTATAACCAGTAGCCCATTTTGTGGCTGCACTTGTTAAATGCCAAAGGCGTATAACCAGtagccatctttcttatgtacatTGTGCTTATATCACTTGTGAGACTCTCCTTTCTTCATGCCAGGAGGCTTTACTGTGAAAAATAAGGTCTAAGGATCCATGATTTTTGCATATTGGTATAGCAGGTCTTGAACCTGCGACCATTATGTTAAAAGCCGATGTCGTACTTTTTGCCTTTGTGgctatacaaatatacaattgcCTTCGGGGCTAATATAAATCTACAGTTGCCTTCAGGGCTATATAGATATACAGATCACCTACAGGGCTATACAATTGCTTATAGGTTTGTGTACCAATAGTGCTATAACAAAATTAAGACACATCATCAGGATCTTCAATAAATCCAGTGATTTACCTCAGCAACCTAACATCTTAGACTTCAGCAGATAGCAGCGAGCAATGGGAAAACTCAAATAATTTCCAATTTGGAATTAAGTTCTAACATCCACCACTACTCCATTTTAAGCCAAATGCAGGAGTTTAGAACTGGAGCCACATTCATCACTGATAGACGCAATTATGAGGAGCATGAGTTGTCACACATGGTGACATTTTGACGGTAAATTGACACAAGAATCAGTTAAGGCCTTGAACTAATTAGACCAGCAAAAAACATTATGTTGATTTAAAACCGCAACCATATACAGCCAAAATCAGCTTCCAACAATACATTTGTAAATATAGCACAGAAGCCAGCATAACACCTGCTCtgatattaatattatcattttctaaaattattcTGGTTTCTGTTGAGAAGTTTCCATTGTATGCTAACAAGGAAGTACACCTTCAAACTCAAGTTCCATGACTGAGGTATGTAATGCtcacatatgatatatatacctAAGCCTTCATCTTGCTAATGTTCAGACATCCAAGCTGTTTTCCCTCCAACAATATCCACTCACTTCAAAGCTCGTTGTTGCAAATCAAGGAATAAATTTTCAGGAGAACACATAAGGATTTTATTAACTAAATTAGTTATTTCACGAGAACGCAAGCTCCTTGGCTAACTTGCGATGTTTCCACTTCCAAAAGGCTATCTCTATGCACAATCAGAATTAATTGTTAATGTCTCTCTAAATGAACATTGACACTTTATTTATCTTAATTGTTTCCATTTACTTCCAATTAATTCCTTATATCAGCACATcacataaaatatttagtcatCCTTAGTTCATAATTCAAGCTGATAATATACTGTTTTCATCATGAAGAGTCGTAGCAACTAGTCATCTAATAAGCATGACATATCTTCATATCTCGTAACAAAAACATCATATTTTCCCCCTTTTATAAAAAAGCAAGATTTCTGTTGCTTTTTCCCCATTCATATAGCTAGGTGTAGAGATCAAATTTTCCACCCTTTTTCGACGCAATTAGACGACTCTCCAAATTATTTGAACAACATCATTGTTTAATCTCAACTACTCTTTTCTGTGCCGTGTTAGCAGTTAAAAGCCAAAAACAACTGAtaatttgatgaacaaaaatGAGCATTAATCGTATTTCAATTTGAGTACTCATTTTCCTCCTTGATCTAACTGAGAATTTCTAATTTTCTTCAGCTATTGATACCATATTTCTAAGGAATTCAGTTTATTAACAAAATTATCCCAACTTATTCAGTATTATTACTAAGCAAAAATCAGCTACTTAGTCGAGAGCTTGCCCGGACCGACCTTACGGATATAAAGAAAAATCAGCTACTTGAAGTTACTAATACAATTGCTCAATTTCTTTCCATCTAATGCTCAAATATTTTGCTTGATTAGCTTATCCTCTCCAGAAATACGAATACCAAAAAATTACAATCGTAAATATACACAAATCTCACTATAATTAGTAaattacacacaaaaaaatcatcaaaagtaCGAAGGGAAAAAAGCGCGGGAAAAGCACTTACGAAGGGAAGTGAAAAATCGATTCAAAAACTTAgctctgcttttttttttttttttttaaaaaaaaattttacacaTCTCATGATCCTTCTCCGTCCCACCGCCTAAGCCTTTTCTTCTCCATTGAAGTTTCTTCCTTAATTTTTCTGATTATCAATTTTCTCTGCGACGCGGGTTTTACCGTATGCCCCTTTAATTTCGTTCCCTTAGTTTGCCACGTGTTTATATTCGACGGTTCATCATTTTGCAAGTTTTGTAGtagtggaa contains:
- the LOC107860725 gene encoding flavanone 3-dioxygenase 3-like; this encodes MEKSSVSPNNSFTSAMTLTEKKSLVSPNNSFNSVMTLTEEGLTSVPKRYVLPPSLRPDGTLSNTCLPIVDLTLLRHPLLRPQIIQQVRLACKELGFFQVVNHGIPESVMKDALDVATEFFALTNEEKMHLMSPNVHDPVRYNTSLNDVKDKLSFWRDFLKHYANPISNWIDLWPSNPTCYKEKMGNYTKAVQKLQEELMEVIFESLELNPTYLHEDIAEGSQVMAVNFYPVCPEPDLALGLPPHTDYSLLSIILQNHQGLQIMDRDEKWHSVPLIEGALIVQMGDHMEVLSNGRYKGVVHRATLNSEKKRLSITSLHSLALGKKVRPAPELVDEQHILSYKEGGISDFLDFISGENIVEAKYIDILKLNP